In the Bacillus sp. HSf4 genome, TAACCTTTTGGAGCCAGCCGCCGAAGGTGGGACAGATGATTGGGGTGAAGTCGTAACAAGGTAGCCGTATCGGAAGGTGCGGCTGGATCACCTCCTTTCTAAGGATATTATACGGAATATAAGACCTTGCGGTCTTATAGACAGGTACGTTAAGCTCTTGTTTAGTTTTGAAGGATCATTCCTTCGAACATAGGAGACACCTGCTAAATACGCCACATCCTGTGGCAACGCATGTGTTAGCACATCCTATGCGTTGTTCTTTGAAAACTAGATAACGAAAGTAGACATTCACAAGAATTTTCTGTAGTGATTCTTTTTAACGGTTAAGTTAGAAAGGGCGCACGGTGGATGCCTTGGCACTAGGAGCCGATGAAGGACGGGACGAACACCGATATGCTTCGGGGAGCTGTAAGCAAGCTTTGATCCGGAGATTTCCGAATGGGGAAACCCACTGCTCGTAATGGAGCAGTATCCATATCTGAATTCATAGGATATGAGAAGGCAGACCCGGGGAACTGAAACATCTAAGTACCCGGAGGAAGAGAAAGCAAATGCGATTCCCTGAGTAGCGGCGAGCGAAACGGGAACAGCCCAAACCAAGAGGCTTGCCTCTTGGGGTTGTAGGACACTCTATACGGAGTTACAAAAGAACGAGGTAGATGAAGAGGTCTGGAAAGGCCCGCCATAGGAGGTAACAGCCCTGTAGTCAAAACTTCGTTCTCTCCTGAGTGGATCCTGAGTACGGCGGAACACGTGAAATTCCGTCGGAATCCGGGAGGACCATCTCCCAAGGCTAAATACTCCCTAGTGACCGATAGTGAACCAGTACCGTGAGGGAAAGGTGAAAAGCACCCCGGAAGGGGAGTGAAAGAGATCCTGAAACCGTGTGCCTACAAGTAGTCAGAGCCCGTTAACGGGTGATGGCGTGCCTTTTGTAGAATGAACCGGCGAGTTACGATCCCGTGCAAGGTTAAGTTTGAAAAGACGGAGCCGCAGCGAAAGCGAGTCTGAATAGGGCGCATCAGTACGTGGTCGTAGACCCGAAACCAGGTGATCTACCCATGTCCAGGGTGAAGTTCAGGTAACACTGAATGGAGGCCCGAACCCACGCACGTTGAAAAGTGCGGGGATGAGGTGTGGGTAGGGGTGAAATGCCAATCGAACCTGGAGATAGCTGGTTCTCTCCGAAATAGCTTTAGGGCTAGCCTCAAGGTAAGAGTCTTGGAGGTAGAGCACTGATTGGACTAGGGGCCCCTACCGGGTTACCGAATTCAGTCAAACTCCGAATGCCAAAGACTTATCCTTGGGAGTCAGACTGCGAGTGATAAGATCCGTAGTCGAAAGGGAAACAGCCCAGACCGCCAGCTAAGGTCCCAAAGTATACGTTAAGTGGAAAAGGATGTGGAGTTGCTTAGACAACCAGGATGTTGGCTTAGAAGCAGCCACCATTTAAAGAGTGCGTAATAGCTCACTGGTCGAGTGACTCTGCGCCGAAAATGTACCGGGGCTAAACGTATCACCGAAGCTGCGGACTGTTCTTACGAACAGTGGTAGGAGAGCGTTCTAAGGGCTGTGAAGCGAGACCGGAAGGACTCGTGGAGCGCTTAGAAGTGAGAATGCCGGTATGAGTAGCGAAAGAGGGGTGAGAATCCCCTCCACCGAATGCCTAAGGTTTCCTGAGGAAGGCTCGTCCGCTCAGGGTTAGTCGGGACCTAAGCCGAGGCCGAAAGGCGTAGGCGATGGATAACAGGTTGATATTCCTGTACCACCTCCTCACCATTTGAGCAATGGGGGGACGCAGGAGGATAGGGTAAGCGCGGTATTGGATATCCGCGTCCAAGCAGTTAGGCTGGGAAATAGGCAAATCCGTTTCCCATCAAGGCTGAGCTGTGATGGCGAGTGAAATATAGTAGCGAAGTTCCTGATTCCACACTGCCAAGAAAAGCCTCTAGCGAGGTGAGAGGTGCCCGTACCGCAAACCGACACAGGTAGGCGAGGAGAGAATCCTAAGGTGATCGAGAGAACTCTCGTTAAGGAACTCGGCAAAATGACCCCGTAACTTCGGGAGAAGGGGTGCTCTGTTAGGGTGCAAGCCCGAGAGAGCCGCAGTGAATAGGCCCAGGCGACTGTTTAGCAAAAACACAGGTCTCTGCGAAGCCGTAAGGCGAAGTATAGGGGCTGACGCCTGCCCGGTGCTGGAAGGTTAAGAGGAGCGCTTAGCGTATGCGAAGGTGCGAATTGAAGCCCCAGTAAACGGCGGCCGTAACTATAACGGTCCTAAGGTAGCGAAATTCCTTGTCGGGTAAGTTCCGACCCGCACGAAAGGCGCAACGATCTGGGCACTGTCTCAACGAGAGACTCGGTGAAATTATAGTACCTGTGAAGATGCAGGTTACCCGCGACAGGACGGAAAGACCCCGTGGAGCTTTACTGCAGCCTGATATTGAATGTTGGTACAGCTTGTACAGGATAGGTAGGAGCCTTGGAAACCGGAGCGCCAGCTTCGGTGGAGGCATCGGTGGGATACTACCCTGGCTGTATTGACCTTCTAACCCGCTGCCCTTATCGGGCAGGGAGACAGTGTCAGGTGGGCAGTTTGACTGGGGCGGTCGCCTCCTAAAAGGTAACGGAGGCGCCCAAAGGTTCCCTCAGAATGGTTGGAAATCATTCGCAGAGTGTAAAGGCACAAGGGAGCTTGACTGCGAGACCTACAAGTCGAGCAGGGACGAAAGTCGGGCTTAGTGATCCGGTGGTTCCGCATGGAAGGGCCATCGCTCAACGGATAAAAGCTACCCCGGGGATAACAGGCTTATCTCCCCCAAGAGTCCACATCGACGGGGAGGTTTGGCACCTCGATGTCGGCTCATCGCATCCTGGGGCTGTAGTCGGTCCCAAGGGTTGGGCTGTTCGCCCATTAAAGCGGTACGCGAGCTGGGTTCAGAACGTCGTGAGACAGTTCGGTCCCTATCCGTCGCGGGCGCAGGAAATTTGAGAGGAGCTGTCCTTAGTACGAGAGGACCGGGATGGACGCACCGCTGGTGTACCAGTTGTTCTGCCAAGGGCATCGCTGGGTAGCTATGTGCGGACGGGATAAGTGCTGAAAGCATCTAAGCATGAAGCCCCCCTCAAGATGAGATTTCCCATTCCGTTAAGGAAGTAAGATCCCTGAAAGATGATCAGGTTGATAGGTCTGAGGTGGAAGTGTGGTGACACATGGAGCTGACAGATACTAATCGATCGAGGGCTTAACCAAAACTTTTGTGAATCGTCTTGAACCGTTATCTAGTTTTGAGAGAATAATTTCTCGAAAAATGCTCTTGCATTTTTCCAAATACATAGTATAATGATCTTTGTCACTAAATTGTCTGGTGATGATGGCGAAGAGGTCACACCCGTTCCCATGCCGAACACGGAAGTTAAGCTCTTCAGCGCCGATGGTAGTCGGGGGCTTCCCCCCGCGAGAGTAGGACGTCGCCAGGCAGACTCATTCCGCAGTAGCTCAGTGGTAGAGCTATCGGCTGTTAACCGATCGGTCGCAGGTTCGAATCCTGCCTGCGGAGCCATTTTATTGGAGAGCTGTCCGAGTGGTCGAAGGAGCACGATTGGAAATCGTGTAGGCGGCCAACGCCGTCTCAAGGGTTCGAATCCCTTGCTCTCCGCCACTTTTAAAAACATCTGGCCCGTTGGTCAAGTGGTTAAGACACCGCCCTTTCACGGCGGTAACACGGGTTCGAATCCCGTACGGGTCACCATTTCTTTGGACAGCATGTTGAAAAGCAGAAAGCGAATGCCGGAACTTTTCAAAGGAAGGCATGCTAAGGGAGCAACGTCCTGTTGCAACGCATGCATTTGCACGTCCTGTGCTTCGGAGGATTAGCTCAGCTGGGAGAGCATCTGCCTTACAAGCAGAGGGTCGGCGGTTCGATCCCGTCATCCTCCACCATATCTATGAAAATCATATTATCGCGGGGTGGAGCAGTTCGGTAGCTCGTCGGGCTCATAACCCGAAGGTCGCAGGTTCAAATCCTGCCCCCGCAACCAAATTAAAATTCATTGCCAAAATGGTCCGGTAGTTCAGTTGGTTAGAATGCCTGCCTGTCACGCAGGAGGTCGCGGGTTCGAGTCCCGTCCGGACCGCCATTTAAATAAGGCTCGGTAGCTCAGTTGGTAGAGCAACGGACTGAAAATCCGTGTGTCGGCGGTTCGATTCCGTCCCGAGCCACCATTTGCCGGTCTAGCTCAATTGGTAGAGCAACTGACTTGTAATCAGTAGGTTGGGGGTTCAAGTCCTCTGGCCGGCACTGTTGTGGAGGGGTAGCGAAGTGGCTAAACGCGGCGGACTGTAAATCCGCTCCCTCAGGGTTCGGCGGTTCGAATCCGTCCCCCTCCACCATGATTTTAGGGGCATAGTTTAACGGTAGAACAGAGGTCTCCAAAACCTCCGGTGTGGGTTCGATTCCTACTGCCCCTGCCAATTTTACTTCACAATTTATGGCGGTTGTGGCGAAGTGGTTAACGCACCAGATTGTGGCTCTGGCACTCGTGGGTTCGATTCCCATCAATCGCCCTTAATATTGGGCTATAGCCAAGCGGTAAGGCAACGGACTTTGACTCCGTCATGCGCTGGTTCGAATCCAGCTAGCCCAGTTTTATCTTTCTTTAAAAAGCTGAATATGATAAAATAAGTTCATCATGAAAATGCGGAAGTAGTTCAGTGGTAGAACACCACCTTGCCAAGGTGGGGGTCGCGGGTTCGAATCCCGTCTTCCGCTCCAATTTCTTAAAATGATGGCGGCATAGCCAAGTGGTAAGGCAGAGGTCTGCAAAACCTTTATCCCCGGTTCGAATCCGGGTGTCGCCTTATTTGCCTCGTGCCGGGGTGGTGGAATTGGCAGACACACAGGACTTAAAATCCTGCGGTAGGTGACTACCGTGCCGGTTCAAGTCCGGCCCTCGGCACCATTTGCTCACACATGCCGGTGTGGCGGAATTGGCAGACGCGCACGACTCAAAATCGTGTTCCTTCGGGAGTGTCGGTTCGACCCCGACCACCGGTATCCTTTGCTCTTTTTAAGAGCCGATAAGATTTTTCGAAACGCTCATAAATGTTGATATATCAACGTTTATGAGCGTTTTGCATTATTAAAGAAGAGGCATTATTGAAATAACAAAAAGAGGCCCTCGAAAGGGCCTTTTAATCGTATTCAATAACAACAGTTTTATTTTTGGCGTTTTCGAGAAATTGTATAGTTTCTTTAACTAATTCAACTAATTCTTTTTTAAAACCGTCTGAAGTATCTAGTTTGCTTACATCAAAACTTTTCATTTGGTTTATTGTTAATTGTACATCTTCAATTACCCAAGGTGAGTCATTATACCATCCTTCTTGATAAAAGTACTCTTTGATTATTCCTTCTTTTTTAATGTTGGTATCTAATAAAGAATTTAATAAAGTCTCAAAGTATCCATTCCAAATCACGACTTTGTTTTCTCCATCAGATAAGACAATTTCAGGTTCACCCTCAAATCCATCATAAAATTTTGTATGTAACAATTCAATCAATCCTCCTTTAGGGAAAATCCCTCCCTAAAATCAACTTTATGAATCAAGATAGAAGTCGCTTGCGTTATGGACTGCCCGAAAAAGGAGTAAACTTGGAAGTGAAGCAGGTGTCTGGAGGAGTGAATGGGCGGCATATTTGAATTTTGAAATGTGCACTTATTATCGATCCGGGTTATCCGCATAGCCAATTGCAAAACACGGCCCTCTAAAAAGAGGACCGTAGTTTTTAAAAGTCCAAAATTGTAAATGGTTAATTATTCACTTCGTATTTATTACCATTGATGATAATACTTTTTGCTTCAACTAATAATAAGGCATCCCATATCTCTAATGCAAAATTAGCATTGGAGTAATATTGATTTACCCAATCTTCTTCTATTGACGAAGGCTTAATTTGTCCAATCCCATTTTTATAAAAGTCTATTGAAGTTAACTCTAAATAATCTTGGTCTTCTGTTTCATCAATTGTGTTGAATCTATCTTCACCGCTATCTTCAATGAAATACCAAGCAGATACTCCCTTAAAGATCATTTTATGTTTTGTTTCAAGACCATTGTCTATTGTCTTGAGCTCAAAACTAATCGAATTTTTCAACATATCAAATTCATACTTTTCAATAACTGCTGCCCACATTTCGTTCAGCAAAGTTACTAATCTTGTTTCCATGCTATGATCACTTTCCTTTATAAGTTTTTATCATATCTTCTATTTGTTTGAGAGAGTTATCTGTAATATCAATATGAGTAAGAGCTCTGTCATTAGAAATTTTACCGTCAAGAGTGATAGAACCTTTTCCATTAACACTGACTCTAAAGTAAGGTTTATCTCTCCCTCCAGACCCTTTATCCATGATCCTTACAGTAATTGTTTTATTGCCATTTGGTATGTTTACTTTGTATCCTTTTCCTTTAGCATTTGAAACAGAACCATCTAATTTATTTCCTATATCATCTGCTAACCCTTTAATGTTATTAACATACTTAGTACTCTTTGTGCTTTTTTCAACTTTTGAAGCTTTCTCAGCCGTTTTCTCGCCTTTTTGAACCTTAGAAATTTCCTCAGTTGATTTCGCACCTTTCTCAACCTTGGCAATTTTCTTTGCTGATTCCTCACCTTTGAATAATTTGTAACCGCGTTTTCCGTATTTAAATGCTTTTCCAAAAGGTGTGACATAAAATCCAGCTAAAAAACGATCTTTGACTGAAACGATTTCACCTGTTGCAAGGTCGTACCCAAATCCGGCTCTTACTGCATCATAAACTCCTGCAAATTCCAAACCAGTCTCTAGATATTTTTCCCATTCGCTTTTTTCAACATTTTCAGGAAGGGTGTATGCAGGTTCTAACTTGACGATTATATTACCATCTATATAAGCTCGGTACACTGTGTCATTATAAACAGTATATTTCTTTTCTAGCTTTTCTAACTCCTCTTCACTATACACTTTCTTAGAAACTTTTTGTGTCGCTAATTTTTTTGTTCGGTCAGGGTCGGCGAGAGTATTCATTTCAGTGTCTTCTTTATCTCCGACTTTTTTCAACATAACACCCATCGCTGTTTCTTGATTTCCACTCAGGGTATCCATCTCATCCGGCTTTAAAATCGCGCCTTTTTGATAGCTGGTTATTTCAATTTTTGGTCCGGTATACATATTTTCGAGCCTTGAGATGTACTTTTGCATCGTCTCAAGGTCGTTTTCTGCCGTTTTGAGGGCGTTTGTCTGCTCCCTGTCAAAGGTGTGCAGCTTTTCAATCGTCTGATTGATGTCTTTCATTGCTTTTCGGTTCTGTTCGTGAAACTCGTTATCGTTCAAATCCGGCAGATCGACAATATGGCTGACTTTCGCCATCGTGGCATTTGCTTTGGATACCAAGTGTT is a window encoding:
- a CDS encoding T7SS effector LXG polymorphic toxin; the encoded protein is MKTLDVQALHHAIDQTLEQLKKQSDEIANVKKSVDGITSLDDALKGKGGDAIRNFYEECHTPFLKFYESFIDEYQSALKKIKNASESLEPNHNGYISQAFLEHELEQGLNAADRTTKHLVSKANATMAKVSHIVDLPDLNDNEFHEQNRKAMKDINQTIEKLHTFDREQTNALKTAENDLETMQKYISRLENMYTGPKIEITSYQKGAILKPDEMDTLSGNQETAMGVMLKKVGDKEDTEMNTLADPDRTKKLATQKVSKKVYSEEELEKLEKKYTVYNDTVYRAYIDGNIIVKLEPAYTLPENVEKSEWEKYLETGLEFAGVYDAVRAGFGYDLATGEIVSVKDRFLAGFYVTPFGKAFKYGKRGYKLFKGEESAKKIAKVEKGAKSTEEISKVQKGEKTAEKASKVEKSTKSTKYVNNIKGLADDIGNKLDGSVSNAKGKGYKVNIPNGNKTITVRIMDKGSGGRDKPYFRVSVNGKGSITLDGKISNDRALTHIDITDNSLKQIEDMIKTYKGK